The Thermus antranikianii DSM 12462 DNA segment GGCCCAGACCCCAGGAAGGGTGTACACCCGGGAGGAGCTTTTGGAAAGGGTTTGGGGGCCCGAGTTTGAGGGTTCGGAGCGGGTGGTGGACGCCTATATCCGCCTTCTCCGCAAAAAGCTCAAGGATGACCCCCAGGCTCCCCGGTTCATTGAAACCGTGGTGGGGATGGGGTACCGCTTCGTGGGTGAGTGATGGAGCGGGTTTTCGTCTACGGAACCCTGAAGCGGGGGGAAAGGAACTACCCTTTGGTGGAGAAGCAGGTGGTGAAGGTCCTGCCCGGGTACGTGGAGGGGTATCGCCTCTTCCACCTGGCCGAGGGGCCGGGCCGTCCTTACCCTTATCCCGGCATGGTTCCCGGGGAGGGACGGGTCTATGGGGAGGTCCTCTTCTTGCCGGAGGAGGCCCTCTCCCTATTGGACGAGCTGGAGGAGGAGGGGGTGGAGTACCGGCGGGTTAGGGTCCTGGTGAAAACGGAG contains these protein-coding regions:
- a CDS encoding gamma-glutamylcyclotransferase family protein is translated as MERVFVYGTLKRGERNYPLVEKQVVKVLPGYVEGYRLFHLAEGPGRPYPYPGMVPGEGRVYGEVLFLPEEALSLLDELEEEGVEYRRVRVLVKTEEGPLLAWTYLYLGDLEGAVWLPQGVWPA